The following proteins come from a genomic window of Lujinxingia sediminis:
- a CDS encoding pseudouridine synthase yields the protein MMIPRRLDKFIADCTGLPRREIHRRLKHDVVHIERPAPWESPQAWPETLIYADDRVFFEQTLLQPRAPSSYFMHHKPMGVVSTTSSPSGAPCLGPTLDALPEGTFPVGRLDRDTTGLMLMIDDGDLAHLLLHPKFHIEKEYILRIPGLLHPDDPRIARALEGVELNDGPARALSARVVSSDEDHSLLGLIVDEGRKHLVRRMARALDLRLQHLHRARMGELQLGELALGETRALGQGEVAALWRAVGGQERVMRRRLGALFRIADDRRTEARPELRLEHYLEHAGQKLEDSLNISTP from the coding sequence ATGATGATCCCCCGTCGCCTCGATAAATTTATCGCGGACTGCACCGGACTTCCCCGGCGCGAGATCCACCGCCGCCTCAAGCATGACGTCGTGCACATTGAGCGCCCCGCCCCCTGGGAGTCGCCGCAGGCCTGGCCGGAGACGTTGATCTACGCCGACGATCGCGTCTTCTTTGAGCAGACGCTGCTGCAGCCACGCGCGCCGTCGAGCTACTTCATGCACCACAAGCCCATGGGAGTCGTCTCCACGACCTCCTCCCCCTCCGGCGCCCCCTGCCTGGGCCCGACCCTCGACGCGCTACCGGAGGGCACCTTCCCGGTGGGACGCCTCGACCGCGACACCACCGGCCTGATGCTGATGATCGACGACGGCGATCTCGCGCACCTTCTTCTCCACCCGAAATTTCATATCGAAAAAGAGTACATCCTGCGCATCCCCGGCCTACTTCACCCCGACGATCCGCGCATCGCCCGCGCCCTGGAAGGCGTCGAGCTCAACGACGGGCCGGCCCGTGCGCTCAGCGCCCGTGTCGTATCCTCGGATGAGGATCACAGCCTGCTTGGCCTCATCGTCGACGAGGGGCGCAAACACCTGGTGCGGCGCATGGCCCGTGCGCTCGATCTTCGCCTTCAACATCTGCACCGCGCCCGCATGGGCGAGCTTCAGCTCGGGGAGCTGGCGCTCGGCGAAACCCGGGCGTTGGGCCAGGGGGAGGTTGCCGCCCTCTGGCGCGCCGTCGGCGGCCAGGAACGCGTGATGCGCCGACGCCTGGGCGCTCTCTTTCGCATCGCCGACGACCGCCGCACCGAGGCGCGCCCCGAGCTTCGCCTGGAGCATTATCTGGAACATGCCGGCCAAAAGCTCGAAGATTCACTAAACATTTCAACACCTTAA
- the ubiE gene encoding bifunctional demethylmenaquinone methyltransferase/2-methoxy-6-polyprenyl-1,4-benzoquinol methylase UbiE → MSTTEPISTDDAAIKKIDGGDGRFFDAIAARYDLLNRIISLGQDGYWRNKAVKALQLPEGARFLDLATGTADLAIVSAKRHRDLKVVGLDPSAEMLANGRVKVSKANLDGRVELVLGDAQNLPFEDNSFDGVAISFGIRNVPDRRKALQEMNRVARPGGRVVILELSEPRTGLLASPARFYIHHVVPRIGGLISGSKEYRYLQESIAAFPTADAFANLMREVGLTNVNASTLSFGAVNLFTANAGH, encoded by the coding sequence GTGTCTACCACCGAACCTATCTCGACTGACGACGCCGCCATCAAGAAGATCGACGGGGGCGACGGCCGCTTCTTCGACGCCATCGCCGCGCGCTACGACCTGCTTAACCGCATCATCTCGCTGGGGCAGGACGGCTACTGGCGTAATAAGGCCGTCAAGGCCCTGCAGCTTCCCGAAGGCGCGCGCTTCCTGGACCTGGCCACCGGCACCGCCGACCTGGCGATCGTCAGCGCCAAACGCCACCGCGACCTTAAGGTCGTCGGCCTCGACCCCAGCGCCGAGATGTTGGCCAATGGCCGGGTTAAAGTCTCGAAGGCCAACCTCGATGGCCGCGTCGAGCTTGTGCTCGGCGATGCCCAGAACCTCCCCTTCGAAGACAACAGCTTCGACGGCGTGGCCATCTCCTTTGGCATCCGCAACGTGCCCGACCGCCGCAAGGCCCTTCAGGAGATGAACCGCGTGGCGCGCCCCGGTGGTCGCGTCGTCATCCTGGAGCTCAGCGAGCCCCGCACGGGCCTTTTGGCCAGCCCGGCCCGCTTCTACATCCACCACGTCGTCCCGCGCATCGGGGGGCTGATCTCCGGCAGCAAAGAATACCGCTACCTCCAGGAGTCTATTGCCGCCTTCCCCACCGCCGACGCCTTCGCCAACCTGATGCGCGAGGTGGGCCTGACCAACGTCAACGCCTCCACCCTCTCCTTTGGCGCGGTGAATCTCTTTACTGCCAACGCAGGCCACTGA
- a CDS encoding sensor histidine kinase, with amino-acid sequence MEALHLVLNLLEKVSVLVALALSLLLLRPAEVWLSQRGAEASVRRRLLLVLLLSGLAIWGSFLGFEIDGMQFNIRSVGVILAGYLGGVWVGLAVGAAAGVVYAMEVPSHFFGLVFAASLLEGALAGLWSRRFGTAMASVALGAIAIQAIHHAGLGAILSGIDTATATFHVERIPLHSAKIAANAVGILLFMGMLSLVRELELARRDATTSRAIARDARLEALQYQLKPHFLFNVLNTLSYLIRTDAPRARELTLDLAEFLRYTLANDADQTTLDEELEQLRRYVDLERARFGEGLHFEIDAGDALEVAEEVRVPPLIVQPLVENAFRHAARQGRVSVCVELEADPTHLHIRVLDDGPSPPATPWRPTPAEHTRTSRGGVGLTNVFERLSRFYNGQASLSLHRRDDAEGTVATITIPRDASPPPRTRLGDHVRKKLREVVEP; translated from the coding sequence ATGGAAGCGCTGCACCTGGTCTTAAACCTGCTTGAGAAGGTCTCGGTGCTCGTGGCCCTGGCCCTCTCGCTGCTGCTTCTTCGCCCGGCGGAGGTCTGGCTCAGCCAGCGCGGCGCCGAGGCGTCGGTGCGCCGCCGTCTGTTGCTTGTGCTCTTGCTCAGCGGGCTGGCGATCTGGGGGAGCTTTCTGGGCTTTGAGATCGACGGGATGCAGTTCAACATCCGCTCGGTCGGCGTCATCCTTGCCGGGTATCTCGGTGGCGTGTGGGTGGGGCTGGCGGTGGGCGCAGCCGCCGGGGTCGTCTATGCGATGGAGGTCCCCTCCCACTTCTTCGGGCTGGTCTTTGCCGCCAGCCTGCTTGAGGGCGCGCTGGCCGGCCTCTGGAGCCGCCGCTTCGGCACGGCGATGGCCTCGGTGGCTCTGGGCGCCATCGCGATCCAGGCCATTCACCACGCCGGTCTGGGGGCTATTTTGAGCGGGATCGACACCGCCACGGCTACCTTTCACGTCGAGCGCATCCCGCTGCACAGCGCGAAGATCGCCGCCAACGCCGTGGGCATCCTGCTCTTTATGGGCATGCTCAGCCTTGTGCGCGAGCTGGAGCTCGCGCGCCGAGATGCCACCACCTCCCGCGCCATCGCCCGCGACGCGCGCCTGGAGGCCCTGCAGTACCAGCTCAAGCCGCATTTTTTGTTCAATGTGCTCAATACGCTTTCGTACCTCATCCGCACCGACGCGCCGCGCGCCCGCGAGCTCACCCTCGATCTGGCCGAGTTCCTGCGCTACACCCTGGCCAACGACGCCGATCAGACCACCCTCGACGAGGAGCTTGAGCAACTTCGCCGCTACGTCGATCTGGAGCGCGCGCGCTTCGGCGAGGGGCTTCATTTTGAGATCGACGCCGGCGACGCACTTGAGGTTGCTGAGGAGGTGCGGGTGCCGCCGCTGATCGTGCAGCCGCTGGTCGAAAACGCCTTTCGCCATGCCGCCCGCCAGGGGCGGGTCAGCGTGTGTGTGGAGCTTGAGGCCGACCCGACCCACCTGCATATCCGTGTCCTCGACGACGGCCCCTCACCGCCGGCCACCCCCTGGCGCCCCACTCCGGCTGAGCACACACGCACTTCCCGCGGCGGCGTCGGACTGACCAACGTCTTTGAGCGCCTCTCTCGCTTTTATAACGGCCAGGCTTCCCTTAGCCTGCATCGCCGCGACGACGCCGAAGGCACCGTCGCCACCATCACCATCCCCCGCGACGCCTCCCCACCTCCCCGCACTCGCCTGGGCGACCACGTCCGAAAGAAGCTGCGCGAGGTCGTGGAGCCTTAA
- a CDS encoding LytR/AlgR family response regulator transcription factor → MRALVIDDELPAREELLWLLEQCPQISAASQAESAKAALERLESGPPVDVVFLDIDMPGLSGVRLAQLWRDRLGDEAPIFIFVTAYDAHAVDAFSLDAADYLLKPVRLARLQQAIERAERRLHQGSAAASSEANETLAPPAAPASSPLTRISVEEHGSYRVIPVDDIIWIEADEGFATVHTPTGGYLTDFSLKFLEENLPAEHFFRSHRSFIVRLSAISVIAPTGAGTYRLLLGDASTGVPLARSRAPELKARIPWSAHAIEE, encoded by the coding sequence ATGCGCGCCCTGGTTATCGACGACGAGCTCCCCGCCCGCGAAGAGCTGCTCTGGCTGCTGGAGCAATGCCCGCAGATCTCGGCCGCCTCCCAGGCCGAGAGCGCAAAAGCCGCGCTGGAGCGCCTGGAGAGTGGCCCCCCGGTCGACGTGGTCTTCCTCGACATCGACATGCCCGGATTAAGCGGCGTGCGCCTGGCCCAGCTCTGGCGCGACCGCCTCGGCGATGAGGCCCCGATCTTCATCTTTGTCACCGCCTACGACGCCCACGCCGTCGACGCCTTTTCGCTGGATGCGGCCGACTACCTGCTCAAACCGGTGCGCCTCGCCCGTTTGCAACAGGCCATTGAGCGCGCCGAGCGCCGCTTACATCAAGGCTCTGCGGCCGCATCCTCCGAGGCCAATGAGACGCTCGCGCCACCGGCCGCTCCCGCATCTTCACCGCTGACCCGCATTTCTGTGGAAGAACACGGCAGCTACCGGGTTATCCCTGTCGACGACATCATCTGGATCGAAGCCGACGAGGGCTTCGCCACCGTTCACACCCCGACAGGCGGCTATCTGACGGATTTCAGCCTGAAATTTTTAGAAGAAAACTTGCCCGCGGAGCATTTTTTTCGCTCTCACCGCAGCTTCATCGTGCGTCTTAGCGCCATCTCGGTTATTGCCCCCACCGGAGCCGGCACCTACCGTCTGCTCCTGGGCGACGCATCCACCGGCGTGCCGCTGGCCCGAAGCCGCGCCCCCGAGCTCAAAGCCCGCATCCCCTGGTCCGCCCATGCGATTGAGGAGTAA
- a CDS encoding DUF1156 domain-containing protein has product MTEEEQVTCLGTHFVVLEPQCGPERLQWVRFPDREGVLVGMEDESSGVEEVSGVDLSEPSLAELGLQESTGPKDATAVRLIERFFPSDAVSEASRKERYQRGKTPHTIFTWWARRPFAAVCGVVATSLIQGDVNVSQARALIEDYCREAGRGLSKFGVEQLMRQGEQRVLDMFSGGATIPLEAAYIGTRAYSVDNNELAHFIQLALLNYSQVGADLPELVEQEGRALLEALHEETATFFPARDAGEAGRTIAYVWSRQVDCPECGGELALSKRPWLVKRKGRLTHVARRVDPVSKRYFVALRDHGDPPEDGSAWAGRRVMCPFCETTLEREALVEALAESGREELSAMVRSTGRSARGHKSYVRAEGALPEEAVLDEALESDLAALAGALPGATLPQWSGVTNPSLYGLARHADLFSKRQLATLVRLCRLLSESFGRWESSHGTEKARALAAFLSALIDQLVDWNSELATWIAQNEQVGRALSGPGIPMVWDFAEIDPTEESPANLWDKLDRIVRGLKSVPDFKHAPVVLKSDARELPFEDGFFDVVATDPPYFDNLYYNVLADCIFVWKRLALGRIFPEVFEEVTTDQSRELTMNRHEHDSAQLAQRYYTRGMTRVLQEVRRVLKPGGVLSMIFAHSAVAAWAAIAQAFDEADLELVAAWPMTVERSERPRAMHSRAVNTSFVLVGKRRHARPTEVAWSEVESALVARLLNDYQALAAEEGMSVDQSGRTLFGAAVANLSRAGRPVEEGESVGWEERLERAALIVEGIVEGFEMSRR; this is encoded by the coding sequence ATGACCGAAGAAGAGCAGGTCACATGTCTGGGCACGCATTTTGTGGTGCTGGAGCCGCAGTGTGGGCCGGAGCGTCTGCAATGGGTGCGTTTTCCCGATCGGGAGGGCGTGCTGGTCGGGATGGAAGACGAATCCTCGGGGGTGGAGGAGGTGTCCGGTGTGGACCTCAGTGAGCCGAGTCTGGCGGAGCTGGGCTTGCAGGAGAGCACCGGGCCGAAGGACGCGACGGCGGTGCGCCTGATTGAGCGCTTCTTTCCCTCCGACGCGGTCAGTGAGGCCAGCCGTAAGGAGCGCTACCAGCGGGGAAAGACGCCGCATACGATCTTTACCTGGTGGGCGCGTCGGCCTTTCGCGGCGGTGTGCGGCGTGGTGGCGACATCCTTGATTCAGGGGGATGTGAATGTGTCGCAAGCTCGCGCATTGATTGAGGATTATTGTCGCGAGGCTGGCCGTGGTTTGAGCAAGTTCGGGGTCGAGCAGCTGATGCGCCAGGGGGAGCAGCGGGTGCTGGATATGTTCAGCGGCGGGGCAACCATTCCGCTGGAGGCGGCGTACATCGGGACGCGAGCCTATTCGGTGGATAACAACGAGCTGGCGCATTTTATCCAGCTGGCGCTTTTGAACTATTCGCAGGTCGGCGCGGATCTTCCGGAGCTTGTGGAGCAGGAGGGGCGAGCGCTCCTGGAGGCGTTGCATGAGGAGACGGCGACGTTTTTTCCGGCGCGGGATGCCGGGGAGGCCGGTCGCACGATCGCCTATGTGTGGAGCCGGCAGGTGGATTGCCCGGAGTGCGGCGGGGAGCTCGCGCTCTCGAAGCGGCCCTGGCTGGTCAAGCGCAAGGGGCGGCTGACCCATGTGGCTCGGCGCGTCGACCCGGTCTCGAAGCGCTACTTCGTGGCGCTGCGCGATCATGGTGATCCTCCCGAGGACGGCTCGGCGTGGGCGGGTCGGCGTGTGATGTGCCCCTTTTGTGAGACGACGCTGGAGCGTGAGGCGCTGGTGGAGGCGCTGGCCGAGAGCGGCCGTGAAGAGCTCAGCGCGATGGTGCGGTCGACCGGTCGCAGCGCCAGGGGGCATAAGAGTTATGTGCGCGCTGAGGGAGCGCTTCCCGAGGAGGCGGTGCTCGATGAGGCGTTGGAGAGTGATCTTGCGGCGCTGGCCGGAGCGTTGCCCGGCGCCACGCTTCCGCAGTGGTCGGGGGTGACCAACCCCTCGCTCTATGGGCTCGCCAGACATGCGGATCTTTTCAGCAAACGTCAGCTCGCCACGCTGGTGCGGCTGTGCCGTCTGCTCAGCGAGTCGTTCGGGCGTTGGGAGTCGTCCCATGGCACCGAGAAGGCGCGGGCGTTGGCGGCGTTTCTCTCCGCGCTGATCGACCAGCTGGTGGACTGGAACAGCGAACTTGCGACCTGGATTGCGCAGAATGAGCAGGTCGGTCGTGCGCTCAGCGGGCCGGGGATCCCCATGGTCTGGGACTTTGCCGAGATCGATCCCACCGAAGAGTCGCCGGCGAACCTCTGGGATAAGCTCGATCGTATTGTGCGCGGGCTCAAAAGCGTGCCGGACTTCAAACACGCCCCGGTGGTGCTTAAGTCGGATGCGCGCGAGCTGCCTTTTGAAGACGGTTTTTTTGATGTGGTGGCCACCGATCCGCCCTACTTCGATAACCTCTATTATAATGTGTTGGCCGACTGCATCTTTGTATGGAAGCGCCTGGCGCTCGGGAGGATCTTCCCGGAAGTTTTTGAGGAAGTGACCACCGATCAGAGCCGGGAGTTGACGATGAACCGGCACGAGCATGATTCGGCACAGCTTGCACAGCGCTACTACACTCGGGGGATGACCCGGGTGCTTCAGGAGGTGCGTCGGGTGTTGAAGCCGGGCGGCGTGCTCTCGATGATCTTTGCACACAGCGCGGTGGCGGCCTGGGCGGCGATTGCCCAGGCCTTTGATGAGGCTGACCTGGAGCTGGTGGCCGCATGGCCCATGACCGTGGAGCGCTCGGAGCGCCCGCGGGCGATGCACTCGCGGGCGGTGAACACGTCTTTTGTGCTGGTGGGCAAGCGCCGCCATGCACGGCCGACGGAGGTGGCCTGGAGCGAGGTGGAGTCGGCGCTCGTCGCCAGGTTGCTCAACGACTACCAGGCGCTCGCTGCCGAGGAGGGGATGTCCGTGGATCAGAGCGGGCGCACGCTCTTTGGCGCTGCGGTGGCGAACCTCTCCCGGGCCGGACGGCCGGTGGAAGAGGGGGAGAGCGTGGGCTGGGAGGAGCGTCTGGAACGCGCGGCGCTCATCGTCGAGGGGATCGTGGAGGGCTTTGAGATGAGTCGCCGCTGA